cgctaggcaaattgtcataacacCCTTTTCACTATTTTGTGACGCAACATTTTCAATAGAAAACGATAAGATTACTCTTTTTAATCCCGGATAAGCAGCTCGGAGCCTTTCAAAAGCGCAAAGGATCATGCTAACGTTAGAGACTCTACCTAGTGAGTTGTCTACCCTCCCTGGTGGACTGGTATTAGAGTGAGTAAAGGTTGTATAATCGTTAATTGGAGATTAATCCGTTGAGATTTTGGAGGAATTAATTGGTCAAATCAGAGATTAAATTGATGTTGATTaaatttgactttgaccgattAATTTCTATTTTGATCGAGCAATCCGTACTTTGGCCGACTAATCTCGTCTTTGACCGATTATTCCCATTTTTTTTAACCTATTCAGACCGATTAATCTCTGAACAATGTTGACCAATCAATCCTACTTTGATCGTTTAATACCAAATTTCTGAAACGACTTTAATATAATCAGAAGGGACACCACTTGCAGACTTATTGCAAATTAATGTCGATTTCTGCATCACTATTGTGAGTATGTGATGTGAAGCAAGTTTATGATGTGAATCTATACTAATGTCCATACACCTTTGAAGTTTTCCAATGTCCATACATAATGTATGTCATCAATCTTGAAACACAATGTATTTTCAGTACGTCTGAATTTAAAAAACATGTAGAAGTCACAAATACAATATGGATAAATACGAATCTACTTGTGCATCTTCAATTATTTGGAACTCTCGCTCAACACATAGAGTGTGTGTATCAAGATTAACAAAATGACAACATTCAACACTTGTAATTTTCCTTGTATTAAAAGACATGTTTAAAATAGAAATCGGCTTATTGCAATGGTAATACTAAGTGATCATAGGCCAATAATTTAAGTAGTTAAAACGTTATcctcaattttttttttgaaaatatcaGAAAATTTTATTATGAAAATCTGATTTGTTTTCGTTGGCAACATGAACCATGCAAAAACCACCATGCACCGTGTGTGATGCGTTGTGCGTGATGCGAGTTGTGAGAATGTATTATCGTAGCCGGTAAAACGAGTCAACAATCAAGGCACCACATACCATGAATAGACCGGCACGAACCGTGTGTGATGCGTTAATCAAAGAACATATCAACAATTACAAAAATTTAAGTGCATATTGTTAAACAATAAACGTTTGAGGGCACTATGACCGAAAATGATAGTACGGATTTGAATTCGCCCAAATGACTAAAAAAGTCAAAACCCTCTGATTACTCCTGAATCACAAAACCACCCAAAGCCCTCCAGCATAAAAAATGGCGACTGCAGCAGCTGCCACTCGAACAATTTTCCGGTCATCCGCCGTCCGTACCGCGGCGGCACGAGCATCTTCTCAAGCCAAATCTGCTCGCACTTCTTTTCGCATCGGTACCCAAAATTCTCTTTCCAGTCGCATCTTCAGGTAACCAATCCACCATTCAAACTCACACAGATCTAGGGTTTCGTAAAAAGATTCGTTTTTCTTCAAATTCCAACTCCCTTTTGTTACGTTTTGTAGTCTACTCACAAATTACAATGGTTTTTAGGGTTTAATTGTAAAGATAGAATGTATATGTCAATTTGCAAGGTGTCAATTTGGATAATTGGGTGTAATTTTATATAtccatatgtgtgtgtgtgtgtgtgtgtgtgtgtgtttaggtgTCCTGCTGAAATGAGTGCTTGTTTGGAATCAATGCAACCTTTTCACACTGCTACTGCTTCAGCTTTGATGACGTCAATGCTTACGCTTTCTCAACGCGGTTATGGTTGGCTTCCTGAAGGTAAATCTTCAATCTTTTCATGTTAGTTTTCGTTGTTTAGTTTATTATCTTGTGATATTGAATATTACTGTATGCATTTACTTGTGACTCGTGAATTTGTTTGTGGGCGTAGCATGTGAAATGAAGATATGGTTATTGTGATTTGAAGAAACTTTTGAAATAATTAGTTTAGTCACTAAATTTGCCTTATGAATCTAAGATTTCAAAGTTAGTTGGTCATGAATCTTATAACAGTTGATAATATGTATTGTGTATAAAGGTGTGATTTTGTATATATGTATAGTCTATGCAATCACATTTATACAGCGGTTTCTGTTCATTACCTCATTCGTTGACTACGAGTGCGTTTGTTTACCTCTGAACTGAATGGTTTAGCGACTGGTTTAGcgcagtgcgtttgtttctgacctctgaatgacatatgatgaCATGGTTCAACATTCAGTGTTGAACTATTCAATGCGTTATGTTCATTCAGAACCAAGTTTATTCAGAGACTCTGAACCATTCAGTGCgttattttcattcagaaccaaGTTTATTTAGAGACTCTGAATCATTCAGATATGAACCATTtaacgctaaatcattcagttttatcgaaCGCACCCTAAATTGTTGCTTTGTCAAGTTGTCATTAGTTCAATCTTCTGAGATAAGGCCTCTTTCATATCAAGAGCCATCTTTGTTGAGTGTAACAAGTAACTGCGAAAGAATTTTTAGTTTTTGTTTTTGCTATTGATTTTTAAAGGATGTATGTTGTCACATATAGTGAACTTTTTTATTCTTAGCAATAAACTATTCGTTCTTTCATTTTCTCTTGATCTCATGGCTCTTGATCGTTTCCTAATTATTGATTTTTTTATTGATTAGGTATTTAACAACGCGTCATAGGTCCCTCTTCATCTTCTTTCATTCACTTTGAGGTACGCTAGTCGCTAGTCTTAATGGAATAGTGTCTCTAGATTAGTAGGGGGTGTAAAACACTTATGATAGGTGCAAACATCTTCAATGTTGGGGTTTTAATGCTTTTTGCTGGCCAAAACTAGAcgcttgctttttttttttttttttttttttactttttcttaGATAAGTAGATGGCTTGAATGATCCCTAGTGTGAATGATCATTTTATGCATAATATGAGCTAGTTATTTTTTCAATATATATGTGTTTCTTGATAAAATGGTACACACTTCATTTGTAGGCGTTGACAAGACTAGATGAAGATCAAGAAGCAAGATGGAATGACTTAATTCAATGTCTGtttcaaactttttattttttttatttttatttgttataataGAAAATCACATAGGTCCATTGGTCAaccttttttaattaataatgaatcgCGAACTTTGTGGTATGAGCACCAAAGATTTAGATTGCAGGTTTTATAGAATGATGCACTTTTTAACTGTTTACTATCATTTTTAActgtttattattatcgttaaatgATTGATATACAAAGCGTTTGTGTGATTCTGTGAATGGAAATTATACACTTGCCGCCTTCATCAATTCAAGTATACAATATATGCAATGAATTGACTATCAACTTATCAATTGCATCCTTGTTTAATCAGCTTGCAACGACGATGTGTAATGAGTAGTCAGAGGATCAACTCAAGAGCTTGTGTCGAAACCATGTATGTTCAGCCTATTTGATAATCAGTTTATTACGAATTACAGAAGCAGTTGAACGAGCCGGACTTGCTAGACTTTTTTCAGCCTAATTGACAATTATGCTTGATGAAGCAAATTATAACAGGGGTAATGTATTTTCTCACAACCTTGAATAAGTTGCTAGATTCTGTtgccttcatttttttttttattttttattttttatttttttttggcaaTAAAACGTTGACCGGAATATCATTACCAATCCAAATCGAATGATTTGACAAAGTTAATAACTCCGAAGGACAATTTTAGGTGAATACGATCAAGCTTCTCGGAGATTTCGTTAACCCGGATAACGAATTTGTCGGAGTTAAAATTATTTCTGACCTCCCTTTCAACATTAACTACCAACGAAGGAGATACAGTTTCAACAAATACATGGCATATACCAAGTTGAGAGAGTTCGGTAAATGTTTTATTCAACAAAGGTTAACCTGGTAAATCGATGGTTGAGATGATGACGTCTGACAGATTAGGTTACATGCGCGAAATACGATGGTGCTTGCGCCAACGACGGTGACGATGATTGCGATTATGACGGAGTGGATAACAGGCGAAGAAGATGACGGTTGTTAGGCCGGCGACGATGAATCTGGTACATCATCGTCATAAATGTGAAGAATGTATCGCATAGCGGTGATGTGGAAACGTGAATGGCGGTGAAGAATCTAGAAGTGGTATAAAAGGGAAGGTGTAAAATTACCTTTAAGTACAAACTGAACAGTAACTAAGCGTAATTATAAATGTACAACACCTACCGAATTTAGAAACCAGTTTGGTTATGTTCTTCGAATAGAAATAATTAACCGGAATCCCTGAAACAGATAGCCAAGTAAACGGAAAAAAACATACGACTCGGGCAGAAAATGGGGTAATCCAGAGCAAATCATCGAGTCTCGAAAGCTCGGCAATAAGCTTAACAGTATTTTGTTCGTCCGAACAAACCACAATAAAGCCATAAGGGCCCCATCTGCGAACATCGTTAACAATAACACCCCTACAGTTCGACATGATACCAATGTTATGTCCGAAAAGGGTCGATCATCTACCAACAATAACACTTTGTTACCCAATCTCTTCGAAATATCATTGTTTTCGATCAAGTTAACCCTCAATATCAACGTTGCCTTCATTGATATATTGTTTGTTGAATCAGTTAAGATGCATAAATGCAAGTggtcttttttttttttccttttttttttttttttttttttttttttttttttggcgaaaaaacgaaAACTTATATTGAAACGAAGACGTTTTTCAAAAGAAAACGCCTTCAACAGAGAATACAAAAGGACTAGGGGAAAACGGCAAGGCTCGCGCCTCCCTAACATTCCGAAAAGAAtttacaaacatattaatcaaaCAAAAAACCGAATATTAAAcgaaactacaagtaacaaaaccAACCGAAGAAACAGAAGACGGACTATAACAATCAACCTCGAGGACCGGCCCTTTTCAATTTTCCATTGACTGTCTCTTTTAAAGAGTTTTTTCGGACCGATTCTCAATCTTGTAAGATAACACGTTACCGGACCCATCACCCGGTGCGTTCTCCCCAGCCAAGCGTGTCACCATATCGTCGAATGCCGCGAAAGCCTTCGCGGACATATTTCCTCTCCCAATTGCCGATGAGCCACCATCTCTTCCATCTCTAGGGCCCATAAACAAGTTTTGAATTGCATCCCCGTAATTCAAATCGTCGGTGTTATCTTTAAGTTGATAAGCACCCGATGTGGAACTCGATCGCCTTCTTTCTTGACCTCGGGTTAACCTCGCTAAGTAAATTATAAGAAATACTGTAATGATATTATATTTCCATCACAACTTGATAGATTCGAGTTTTGTGCCATACAATTCATATCATGATGTTTTACTTCATGTTGATTATTAGTGACGTGTTTAACAGTAAGTTATGTTTTGACTAATTAAGATGAACAAGTCATTGATTAATATGGCACAATGCAATTAGTACATGCGTTACGTTGGTCAAAAGCGTAGCGTTATCTCTGACAAGTCATCATTCCTAATCAAGACACGTGTCCGGATTTTTCGGACAACGTGGGTAAACGTGAAGTAGGTCGTGGGTATAACAAAAATGTTCTAGAATGGCAGTTATTGAAGGGCAGTTAAGGAGAAGCGGTTATCTTATTAACTGTCAGTTGCTCTACTATAAATTACCTTGCTAAGTGTCAATTAGATCACCAATCTACACACACTTACTCAACTTGATCTTTTACCTACGATCATCTTGGAGGCTCGGCAAAAGTCAACCACCAACACCCCTCCATCTCAATCATCCTAGTAGGGAATCACTTCTTCGAGGTTTGTATTTCATTTTCATTCGAATCATTGCATTCAAGTCAATTTTGGCTTGATCAATTATGAAAAGTGAGGCTACACATCAGTGTGAGTACGTAAAATGCTTTCTTAGAGTTGATATTATGTACGTTAAAGATACCATTTTCTATGTGGGTTGACGATTTAAttgtatttatgtatatgtatagagTTTTAATGCAATCTGGTGCATACCATTTTTATTTCAGAATCAATAAATTTCGGGTGTATCAACATTCTTTACTAGggacacatttatttatttatttattatttttttaacggtCAAA
The window above is part of the Rutidosis leptorrhynchoides isolate AG116_Rl617_1_P2 chromosome 1, CSIRO_AGI_Rlap_v1, whole genome shotgun sequence genome. Proteins encoded here:
- the LOC139865415 gene encoding protein NUCLEAR FUSION DEFECTIVE 6, mitochondrial-like isoform X2; amino-acid sequence: MATAAAATRTIFRSSAVRTAAARASSQAKSARTSFRIGTQNSLSSRIFRCPAEMSACLESMQPFHTATASALMTSMLTLSQRGYGWLPEGVDKTR
- the LOC139865415 gene encoding protein NUCLEAR FUSION DEFECTIVE 6, mitochondrial-like isoform X1, coding for MATAAAATRTIFRSSAVRTAAARASSQAKSARTSFRIGTQNSLSSRIFRCPAEMSACLESMQPFHTATASALMTSMLTLSQRGYGWLPEACNDDV
- the LOC139865415 gene encoding protein NUCLEAR FUSION DEFECTIVE 6, mitochondrial-like isoform X3, coding for MATAAAATRTIFRSSAVRTAAARASSQAKSARTSFRIGTQNSLSSRIFRCPAEMSACLESMQPFHTATASALMTSMLTLSQRGYGWLPEGI